One part of the Bombus terrestris chromosome 13, iyBomTerr1.2, whole genome shotgun sequence genome encodes these proteins:
- the LOC100643905 gene encoding piezo-type mechanosensitive ion channel component isoform X1 — protein MSKYWLNVALLRVVLPLVLTGCIIWRPVGLSLVYLALMLYSPHVPVPDAKTMAGHTGHYLKTCIGLSFLTAVSQLTFHIVLLALPAYGHFLHNCESMEMIFRHIGFVRLDSASAWEIFFWLTPELIVLPTSIMVYLICRFLSRRNVTDEEDNASLHRNAEAAKKSADSTAKIINFLGRIGTYVVLASLCITAALKPSVEGGFYFLVFLGAATWWACNKELRKGFAILCRIVMVVVILHILALLSYQNQVPQELIPVNSTWQRYFALSPVYQTNCTDPRDVEYTTDANWLIYGYFLRLFWLYYVLALQSQFLSKKPNVAFTNEAFQAKKVKRLSGKLENLDTPLSRHVSIRRRTPSQRWQSARRKARLMRFGSGRTGLLQDSTGSVIVQDGHQDDNIQMQSLSEATPDEQSGIIEHIIMAVYSIFQLIINSSYLATNIIMMTWSIMYHSWTTFALLLWALILWMVPNKRASMMKCSPFIVIYAMLLLLVQYIYSMDLTEEELPTKINGISVSEIGFSKSEQLSRWHLVVKCLFISMFWITMRQYTAERTRQRRSSALRDMVAPLHVSVSTATAAMNHEAPEIKSKFMKDVGILLKKLLTKFWIAVVAIMLFISGITGERMTVFRIIYMSLFLVLIITFQISWTVWRKMMYTFWITVIGYSVIMLILVYTYQFHNFPEYWNYLHIDEDLQKDIGLEIYETKDLFVRLLTPTFFVIITVLQIHYFHKDFLEVTDIEKFGTEESPRIERSSLGHSPILTMPPSSPGEVFLVEEEKEHIYSLRQLKEMSKLERLQLLHNVIQQLLNLYNYTWLFFEIHMQKIIFISVMIFCVNDVCAINFVFVLILVIMINSRRNVQICTANTIAAIIAILMVVKMLYQIQYIDHNNWNINCTKFPSENQTQYGSNNTMYNIAEWFGIKKGEPGHLAELLKGYIGILVVTTLRKIIRIRQCFYRKAHNKPLDTPQVMFPSITREDADKGVPQCLKFLFNYGFYKFGVEFCLIGIVALIGTRLDFYSVLYSIWLLLFFSLRRKAISRIWPFFKFFGIILLPIQYSFVVAPPSWFCIEYPWSESKTLRGLQEWMYLPDPDFPPNARKLMCDFILLMMVVRQSLVFQIEERSTATNREFPAGHNYSVYENMEKPNFINPVKDYVSHIHCWLDIIKRGVLISLMWITLSIMFLAGTERTNLFSLGYLIGAFVFLWQGSDFYLRPVKTILKWWNLLIGYNVVVIFSKALLQGVGCVLIEQLQVLACPLIQLFGITCLRKFRSSVSDIVLEKLDCEVPQEDIGMVWDGLCFGFLLLQKRLFKSYYFFHIVDETKAMSILASRGAELLEELHQKRIEIQENVEKNVLQKLKFKMDKIKANQRKIQGPSYREPQIHAVDTLYPGTRPLYRVRAPKTNREAVRSGDYYMFDDLDDDDVTDLIPDTESEKKEAEKRHEAEKRGRRMTISELMNTLIKTDIEIATHVAMYGGTEKDALRLRRRSVPLTRKKSSMSYLSARSETDTAVATDAADKTSLASADMETDEKDAAAAERDKTPVPTDDEYGEDKPDEKEEETQEDEQKVSIATYFKFIIVMVNSTLTSMTKYLNRFSRDYRYIRKVLTKEKKVLKTKPDFRMGMRLGITQIWQPIPVMKQGSTNGNAEESYDAGEGPNQPRPQEERKSSSLMVPHIRILAPSLERGLDISSSSSLFSEISPVQHDDEGGALSEVDQPPIIQLLASIWFGVLAHSCLLCYFMVFLHQIKNASVLSTPLPLMVFCWGSLTIPRPSKTFWITLIAYTEAIVIVKCIFQLEVLPWNRDAAPNNPLFTPRIMGVERKHNYALWDLLLLLMVFFHRFMLKSLGQWTSPSLKPRKIIPSTLTVVPAKPPPPENRGQGESASLQEEEGGSTVRTPKGATLNLRAAGEGENAQATNEYEKLVAVQGEEISPMNEEFNKAMNMTVNKYKEPMKDFFQKILSPISKEKTNVYAYMFLCDFFNFLLLIFGFSAFGTQQGDGGVTAYLQENRVPMPFLLMLLLQFALIVIDRALFLKKSIVGKLIFHYFLIFGVHIWMFFILPSVTERQFNERLPPQIWYMVKCFYLLLAAYQLRQGYPTRILGNFLCKKYSIVNYVLFKVFMLVPFLFELRAVMDWIWTDTSMTIMDWFKMEDIFANIYQIKCMRGVETDFPQPRGVKKKQMSKYLIGGGALFFMIGLIWFPLLLFALGGTVGVSNLPYDVSMKIRIGPYEPIYSMSAQSSSIIEYDETDFTRFSNLYARDRPAVTFLENYIHSDVAAVRLSGFSRKLWSISPPDLDRLITELEDNSTTVVIHVEWTVSRKTDAKDASGITTQVRDIRLPPYENNEFNPVRRTLANMLSSNDSTVHNGTITLQYAFPKFLKVTGRTTDVVPQLMRMPKWLDDNVEEDDENHLYRDVSLHLSTDADCCARQKWWIVKEVCNDTLYDQLLKRVPLNNCKYIMMFLFNDKTFPEGLSFISGFGILGLYTTAVIVISQMMRKVVSDMAPKIMFDDLPYVDRILRLCLDIYLVRESGELCLEEDLFAKLIFLYRSPETLIRWTRPPEEGERTDNEDQDDVDEDAVAPRGESRDVSRRE, from the exons ATGTCCAAGTATTGGCTGAACGTGGCCCTCCTCAGGGTTGTGCTGCCGCTTGTCTTGACAGGAT GTATAATATGGCGACCTGTAGGATTGTCTCTGGTTTACTTGGCTCTGATGCTATACTCGCCCCATGTGCCGGTACCAGACGCGAAAACAATGGCTGGCCACACAGGGCACTATTTAAAAACTTGCATCGGCCTGTCTTTTCTCACAGCAGTCAGCCAACTCACTTTTCACATAGTTCTATTAGCTCTACCTGCCTATGGTCACTTCCTTCACAATT GCGAATCGATGGAAATGATCTTCAGGCACATAGGTTTTGTAAGACTAGATAGCGCTTCTGCCTGGGAAATCTTCTTCTGGTTGACGCCAGAGTTAATCGTCTTACCCACTAGTATAATGGTGTATCTCATATGTCGGTTTCTATCACGAAGGAACGTTACCGACGAGGAAGATAATGCATCGTTACATCGAAACGCTGAAGCTGCGAAGAAAAGCGCTGACAGCACCGCCAAG ATCATCAACTTCCTAGGACGAATTGGGACCTACGTAGTTCTAGCGTCATTGTGCATCACAGCAGCCCTGAAACCATCAGTTGAAGGTGGTTTCTATTTTCTCGTCTTCCTAGGAGCCGCAACTTGGTGGGCATGTAACAAAGAGCTCCGAAAGGGCTTTGCTATATTATGCAGGATTGTGATGGTCGTTGTGATTCTTCACATCCTGGCTTTGCTCAGCTACCAGAATCAAGTGCCTCAGGAGCTAATACCCGTAAATAGCACCTGGCAACGTTATTTCGCATTGTCTCCAGTTTACCAAACGAATTGCACTGACCCGAGAGACGTAGAGTACACAACCGATGCCAATTGGTTAATTTATGGCTACTTCTTAAGGCTCTTTTGGCTTTATTACGTTCTGGCGTTGCAGTCACAGTTCCTGAGCAAAAAGCCG AACGTTGCTTTTACTAACGAGGCGTTCCAGGCAAAGAAAGTGAAACGTTTGAGCGGAAAGCTGGAGAATCTGGACACTCCATTGTCCAGACACGTTTCCATCAGGAGAAGAACTCCATCTCAGAGATGGCAATCAGCGCGACGAAAGGCTCGT TTGATGCGATTTGGATCCGGGAGAACGGGGCTACTGCAAGATTCGACCGGAAGTGTCATTGTCCAGGATGGTCATCAGGATGACAACATTCAGATGCAAAGTCTCAGTGAAG CTACTCCAGACGAGCAATCCGGAATCATCGAACATATCATTATGGCTGTATATTCCATCTTCCAATTGATAATCAATTCATCCTATCTTGCTACGAATATCATAATGATG ACTTGGAGTATAATGTACCACAGTTGGACAACGTTTGCGCTGTTATTATGGGCCTTGATTCTCTGGATGGTGCCTAATAAACGCGCTTCCATGATGAAATGCTCGCCGTTTATCGTTATCTATGCAATGCTTTTGCTTCTCGTTCAGTACATTTATAGCATGGATCTGACAGAAGAAGAACTACCAACGAAGATAAACGGAATAAGTGTGTCGGAGATTGGTTTCAGCAAATCTGAACAACTTAGCCGGTGGCATTTAGTCGTCAAg TGTCTGTTCATATCTATGTTCTGGATAACTATGAGACAATATACCGCTGAAAGAACCAGACAAAGACGTTCTTCAGCGTTGAGAGACATGGTAGCGCCGTTACATGTCTCTGTTTCGACAGCTACCGCGGCGATGAATCACGAAGCGCCGGAAATCAAAAGCAAATTCATGAAAGATGTTGGCATACtcttgaaaaaattattaaccAAATTTTGGATCGCCGTAGTGGCTATCATGCTATTTATCTCTGGAATCACCGGCGAACGTATGACCGTCTTCAGGATCATTTATATGTCCCTGTTCTTAGTTTTAATCATCACTTTCCAG atATCATGGACAGTATGGAGGAAGATGATGTACACATTCTGGATTACAGTCATTGGTTACTCCGTAATCATGCTGATTCTCGTGTACACTTAccaatttcataatttcccgGAATATTGGAACTATCTCCATATTGACGAGGACTTGCAGAAGGACATTGGTTTAGAAATATACGAGACCAAGGATCTATTTGTTAGATTACTGACGCCAACGTTCTTCGTAATTATCACTGTCCTCCAGATTCATTATTTCCATAAAGATTTCTTGGAAGTGACCGATATCGAGAAATTTGG aacTGAAGAGAGTCCTCGAATCGAACGATCGAGTCTTGGCCATTCACCGATTTTAACCATGCCACCATCTTCACCGGGAGAAGTTTTCCTTgttgaagaagagaaagaacatATATACTCCTTAAGACAGTTAAAAG aaaTGTCGAAACTGGAGCGGCTACagttacttcataacgtaatacagcaactcttaaatttgtataattatactTGGCTCTTCTTTGAAATTCACATGCAAAAGATCATTTTCATTTCTGTGATGATTTTCTGTGTCAACGAT gtCTGTGCtattaattttgtattcgtCTTGATACTGGTTATCATGATCAATTCTCgaagaaatgttcaaatatgTACTGCCAACACGATCGCCGCGATAATTGCCATTCTGATGGTCGTAAAAATGCTATATCAAATTCAGTATATCGATCACAATAACTGGAATATTAATTGCacg AAATTTCCATCTGAAAATCAAACTCAGTATGGCAGCAATAACACGATGTACAATATCGCAGAGTGGTTTGGAATAAAAAAAGGAGAGCCAGGACATTTGGCAGAATTATTGAAGGGTTACATAGGAATCTTAGTGGTGACTACTCTCAGAAAAATCATCAGAATTCGACAGTGTTTCTATAGAAAAGCACATAACAAACCTTTGGACACTCCTCAAGTTATGTTCCCTTCTATCACCAGAGAAGACGCTGACAAAGGAGTACCACAGTGCTTGAAATTCCTTTTCAATTATGGATTCTATAAGTTTGGCGTTGAATTCTGTTTGATAGGAATAGTGGCACTCATTGGAACCAGATTAGATTTCTATTCTGTCCTTTATAGCATTTGGCTTTTACTATTCTTCTCTTTGAGAAGAAAAGCAATATCCAGAATTTGGCCTTTCTTCAAGTTCTTTGGTATAATTTTACTACCTATTCAGTATTCTTTCGTTGTGGCTCCACCATCTTGGTTTTGTATAg AGTATCCATGGAGTGAATCCAAAACTTTGAGGGGTTTGCAAGAGTGGATGTATTTACCTGATCCTGACTTTCCACCAAACGCTAGAAAATTAATGT gTGATTTTATTCTGCTAATGATGGTCGTCAGACAAAGTCTCGTCTTCCAAATAGAAGAAAGAAGCACAGCGACTAACAGAGAATTTCCAGCTGGTCATAATTATTCCGTCTACGAAAATATGGAGAAACCAAATTTCATCAATCCTGTGAAGGATTACGTGTCACATATTCACTGTTGGTTAGACATAATTAAACGAGGCGTATTAATAAGTCTCATGTGGATCACTTTGTCGATCATGTTCCTGGCTGGAACAGAAAGGACTAATCTCTTCTCGTTGGGTTATTTAATTGGTGCATTCGTATTCCTCTGGCAAGGAAGTGACTTTTACTTGAGACCAGTGAAAACCATCTTGAAATGGTGGAATCTTCTAATCGGTTACAATGTGGTCGTCATATTTTCCAAGGCTTTGCTTCAGGGTGTAGGTTGCGTGCTGATAGAACAG cTGCAAGTGTTAGCGTGTCCACTGATTCAGCTATTCGGTATAACTTGTCTAAGAAAATTCCGAAGTTCAGTGAGCGACATAGTTCTGGAAAAATTGGATTGCGAGGTGCCACAAGAAGATATCGGCATGGTCTGGGATGGTCTATGCTTTGGCTTCCTGTTACTCCAGAAACGACTGTTCAAGAGTTATTACTTCTTCCACATAGTAGATGAAACGAAAGCTATGAGCATCCTAGCGTCTAGAGGGGCGGAGTTATTAGAAGAACTGCACCAGAAGCGCATCGAAATTCAAGAAAACGTTGAGAAGAACGTGTTGCAGAAGTTGAAGTTTAAAATGGATAAAATCAAAGCTAACCAGAGAAAAATACAAGGACCTAGTTACAGGGAACCACAGATACACGCAGTTG ATACTCTCTATCCAGGAACACGGCCGTTGTACAGAGTTCGCGCCCCAAAGACCAACAGAGAGG CTGTCAGATCAGGCGATTACTACATGTTCGACGACCTGGACGACGACGACGTGACCGATCTGATCCCGGACACTGAATCCGAAAAAAAAGAAGCGGAGAAACGTCATGAAGCTGAAAAACGCGGCAGAAGAATGACCATTTCCGAG CTGATGAACACGCTGATTAAGACAGACATTGAGATCGCGACACACGTCGCCATGTACGGAGGGACTGAAAAGGACGCGCTGAGACTACGTCGTCGGAGTGTGCCTTTAACAAGGAAGAAATCATCTATGTCGTATCTCAGTGCACGTTCCGAGACCGACACTGCAGTGGCCACCGAT GCCGCTGACAAAACAAGTCTCGCGTCGGCGGACATGGAAACCGATGAAAAAGATGCGGCCGCGGCAGAACGTGATAAAACACCAGTGCCAACAGACGACGAATATGGAGAAGATAAACCAGATGAAAAGGAGGAGGAGACACAGGAGGATGAGCAAAAAGTATCAATTGCTACGTACTTCAAATTCATTATAGTGATGGTTAATAGCACCCTGACGTCGATGACCAAGTACTTGAACAGATTTTCGCGTGACTATAGATACATTCGCAAGGTtttaacgaaagaaaagaaagtattaAAG ACAAAACCAGACTTCCGGATGGGAATGCGATTGGGAATCACTCAAATATGGCAGCCAATTCCTGTGATGAAACAAGG ATCGACTAATGGAAATGCCGAGGAATCTTACGATGCTGGCGAGGGACCTAACCAACCACGACCGCAGGAAGAAAG GAAAAGCAGCTCGTTGATGGTCCCTCATATTCGAATTTTGGCACCGAGTTTGGAGCGAGGATTGGACATATCCTCCTCCAG CTCACTATTCTCCGAAATCTCACCTGTCCAACACGATGACGAAGGTGGTGCACTGTCTGAAGTCGATCAACCACCGATAATCCAATTATTGGCATCTATTTGGTTTGGAGTCCTGGCACATTCGTGTCTACTTTGTTACTTCATGGTATTCCTTCATCAGATTAAAAATGCATCCGTCCTTTCCACGCCTTTGCCTCTCATGGTGTTCTGCTGGGGTTCGTTAACCATTCCACGACCCTCGAAAACATTTTGGATAACGTTGATCGCGTACACCgag GCAATTGTGATAGTAAAATGCATTTTCCAATTGGAAGTATTGCCCTGGAATCGAGATGCTGCACCGAATAATCCTCTATTTACTCCTAGAATTATGGGCGTTGAACGCAAACATAATTATGCTTTGTGGGATCTGCTGTTACTTCTCATGGTGTTCTTTCATAG ATTTATGCTGAAATCATTAGGGCAATGGACATCCCCATCCCTAAAACCAAGAAAAATTATTCCTTCCACTTTAACTGTAGTTCCAGCCAAGCCTCCACCACCAGAAAATAGAGGTCAAGGAGAATCTGCATCGctacaagaagaagaagg cgGTAGTACCGTAAGAACACCTAAAGGAGCAACTCTGAATCTTCGCGCAGCAGGCGAGGGTGAAAATGCGCAAGCCACAaatgaatatgaaaaattagtagCCGTTCAAGGAGAAGAAATCAGTCCCATGAACGAAGAGTTCAATAAAGCCATGAATATGAC tgtaaataaatacaaagaacCAATGAAAGATTTCTTCCAAAAAATTCTTAGCCCAATTAGCAAAGAAAAGACGAacgtatatgcatatatgttcCTGTgtgatttctttaatttcttgcTACTCATTTTTGGATTTTCTGCATTTGGG ACACAACAAGGAGACGGTGGTGTTACAGCCTATTTACAAGAAAATCGAGTTCCGATGCCATTCTTACTGATGTTACTGCTACAGTTTGCATTGATAGTTATCGATAGAGCCTTGTTCTTAAAGAAATCAATCGTAGGCAAACTAATTTTCCATTACTTTCTTATATTTGGCGTTCACATTTGGATGTTCTTCATATTGCCAAGTGTTACCGAACG ACAATTTAATGAGAGGCTTCCACCGCAAATTTGGTACATGGTCAAGTGCTTCTACCTCTTGTTAGCGGCTTATCAATTAAGACAAGGCTATCCGACACGAATACTTGGCAACTTCCTCTGCAAGAAATACAGCATTGTCAACTATGTCTTATTCAAAGT ATTCATGTTAGTCCCATTCTTATTCGAATTAAGGGCAGTAATGGACTGGATCTGGACGGACACTTCCATGACGATAATGGATTGGTTCAAAATGGAAGATATTTTCGCCAATATTTATCAAATCAAG TGTATGCGAGGCGTAGAAACGGATTTCCCTCAGCCACGAGGTGtaaagaagaaacaaatgaGCAAGTACTTAATCGGTGGTGGTGCTCTCTTCTTCATGATTGGATTAATATGGTTCCCCTTGCTCTTATTTGCACTTGGTGGCACAGTTGGTGTTTCTAATCTACCCTACGacgtttcaatgaaaattaGAATTGGTCCTTATGAACCAATTTACTCTATGTCGGCACAAAGTAGCTCTATCATCGAATACGACGAAACTGATTTCACGAGATTTTCGAATTTGTACGCGAGAGATAGACCTGCAGTCACTTTCCTGGAGAACTATATACATTCTGATGTCGCTGCCGTGAGATTGAGTGGGTTCTCTCGAAAATTATGGAGTATATCTCCGCCAGACTTAGATAG ACTGATAACAGAATTAGAAGATAATAGCACAACCGTGGTCATCCACGTAGAGTGGACGGTGTCTCGAAAAACGGACGCGAAAGATGCCAGTGGGATAACGACACAAGTGAGAGATATAAGATTGCCACCGTATGAAAACAATGAATTTAATCCTGTGAGAAGAACGTTAGCTAATATGCTCTCTAGCAATGACTCAACCGTGCATAATGGTACTATCACCTTGCAATATGCGTTTCCCAAGTTTTTGAAAGTGACTGGTCGAACCACTGACGTCGTTCCGCAATTAATGCGAATGC CGAAATGGCTTGATGACAATGTAGAGGAAGACGATGAGAATCATCTGTACAGGGATGTTAGTCTTCATTTATCTACCGACGCAGATTGTTGTGCTCGTCAGAAATGGTGGATCGTTAAAGAAGTTTGCAATGATACTTTATACGATCAGCTATTAAAGAGAGTGCCCTTAAATAACTGCAAGTACATCATGATGTTCTTGTTCAATGATAAAACGTTCCCCGAGGGGTTGAGCTTTATCAGTGGATTTGG AATCTTAGGTTTGTACACTACCGCGGTGATAGTCATAAGTCAAATGATGAGGAAGGTAGTCAGTGACATGGCGCCGAAGATTATGTTCGATGACTTACCCTACGTCGATAGAATACTAAGATTATGCTTAGATATTTATTTGGTCCGTGAAAGTGGAGAATTGTGTCTCGAGGAAGACTTGTTCGCCAAATTAATATTCCTCTACAGATCACCGGAGACGTTGATCAG ATGGACAAGGCCACccgaagaaggagagagaactGACAATGAAGATCAAGATGATGTAGATGAGGATGCTGTGGCACCAAGAGGAGAATCTCGAGATGTTTCTCGTAGAGAATAA